The nucleotide sequence GCAATATGGCCGATGAATATCTCTTTGATCCGCAACACCTGCATTTCAACAACGGCCGCGCCACCATGCTTCCCGCACAATTTGTCGACGATACCCCCGCGCACTTCGAGTCGGGGGCTATGACAGATTCCCTGTGGGATGTGTTGCGCGGGCGTTTGGAGTTGGTCCTTGGCAAGTCCACCGGAGAATTCACCTCGCACATTTTCGACGCGGGAGCGCCGGTGCGGTGGGACACGATTGCGTGGAATCCCTCGGCCCCCTATGGCAAGGCATTGCCTGCACTGGGCGTCCACGAATCCGGATACGTCTCGGGAAACCTGGATATGTCAGGGAATATCCTCATTGTATCATTTCGATGAGCCCACGCAGGAGACGGGCAGCTTCATTCAAGATTACTCCGGGTACGAACATCATGGCTCGCTCGGCAATAATGCGGCACTCGGCGACGGCGCGCCGCTCGGTCAGGGATTGCATTTGCCCAACGACGTTAATGGCCCAAGAGACTATGTCATTGCCCAGTCGATCGCCAATTTTCCAACCGACGCCTTCACGATCAGTTACTGGATCAAAGGGACCATAGACAGTCAGGCTGTCCTGAACACAGCATTTTCATACAATGCACCAGGCAAGGAAAACGTTCTGTACATCACGCACACGTCATCGAACACCAGACTCGCCATTTTCGACAACGGATGGGGCGGGTTCCCTTTTGCGGTGAAGGAGGACGAATGGCAACATTTCGCTGTCACCTGGCAACTCACAAACAAAACGATACGTATGTACCGCAATGGAATCGCCATCGGGTCAGCGTTCAACCCAGCGGGCGTCCCACTGCCGCAAAATGGCACCATGGTGCTGGGACAGGAGCAGGATGGGCTGGGCACCGGCTTCGATAAAAACCAGGATTTTTCGGGACACTTCGACGAGCTCGCCATCTTTGATCGGGAACTCTCGGAACTGCAAATCAAGCAGCTGTATGATCGTTCGTTAGCCAATCTGCAACTAGGAGTGCGCATTTGCGAGACCGCAAATTGCGATGATCAAGATTTCCAGGGGCCCTATCACCAGACCGGAGCATTCACAGACATCGCGCATCCGCTCCGTGCGGACATCGACACACTACCCCACTTTCAACTTCAGGGATTTCCCCAGGGGAGATATCTGCAATACCGCGTGCATTTTGACGCGGTTCCCCCGTTCATCCCTGGCCTTAAGCGAGTGGCGATTGTCGCGTCCGGCGCGGCGCCGGGAAGTTGGACGATGCTGCAGAACAAATCCGGCCAACCCTTTGTTGGATTGAGCGGGTTCCAGGAAATCAAACCGGTGGGGAATCACCGCTATCAAATCTCTCCCAACGGCAAGGATTGGTATTTCTATACCGGGTCCGCGTGGCAACTCAGCACTCTGGAAGTGCCCATCGCAGACGCTGTGGCGGAAACAATGGTCGCGCAAACCAATACGGCGCAAGAGGTGCATCTCGCCATCTCCCAGTTCGTTGCGCAACACCACGCGGGGAGTTTCTTTTTCCGCGCGTTTCTTCAAACCGCAGACGACGGCGCATTCGGGAGCCTCGAGGGGATCGCGCTCGCCTTCACACCACCGCCCGCCGATCAACCGGTCGCCGCCTTTGCCGCACCGGCGTTCACCGTCGCCGAAGATGCAAAAACAGCAAACCTTGCCGTCACGATTTCCCAGGCGACGAATGAATCGGTGATTCTGGAAATCATACGCAGCACGTCAACGGCATCGCACACGCTCGATTATGAGCCGCCCGCATCCCAGGCCGTCATCCCCGCAGGGAAATTGAGTGCGGTCATTCCGGTCACCATTATCGACGACATCCTCGCCGAATCGGACGAGACCATCACCTTCATGCTGACCAACGTGACCAACGGCGGACTGGGCAACACCATGTTCACCACGTTAACGATTCAAGATAACGATACCCATGCCGAAGATGGCAACCTGGCCACCGAACTGGCAAATGCGAAGGCGGCGCTCGAGACCTTGAAAGCGGATTCTTCCGCGACCACGACGGCACTGGAAGAAAAGATCGCGGCACTGGAAGCGGCCCAAGCTGCCGCATCCACGAAAGTGGAAACCTCGAGCACCACAGCACTGGAGGAAAAGATCGCAGTGCTGGAAGCGGCCCAAGCCGCTGCCGCTGCAGAGACAACGACGACCGCAAAAGTGGAGGCCCCGTCTGAGGATGACACCGCGCAGAACACAGAGGAGGCAACACCTCCCACGATTATCCAAGTGCCCGCACAACCGGCCGCGCCTGCCTCTGGTGGATGTAGTTTGTGGATGCGTGGGGAAAGCCGATGAAAAAAAACCAGACCAAAGAAAAAAAACCAGACGGAGCAAACTGAATCAAACGCCAATTCAGTGACTTGCGATTATCATTTATGTTTTTTTTCGACAGCCCCCGCCCCTTAAGATCGCCCCCGTTTTTGCCCCATGAGAATCGCGTTTCCGCGCGTCTCAGGGCCATCCCCGCAGTGGAAAAATCAAGATTTGTCGGATAACTCGCAACTAATCTGTTGCCGCGCCGATATAGACAGTATGCGGGTGGCAATCCGAGGGCGCGGCCGGCGAGCACAAGCGAGGGATCCGGCGGCGACCGCGCGGGGGCAAACGATCACCGCGCCGACCCATGCCAGCCACCGCGCGCCCTATGCACCCGCCTCCACAACTGCGTATTCAGTCGCACGCGCAGGGAGCCGTTCACTGCGCACGACCCACGCCGCAGCTCTGCAACACCAGCCGCCTGCCACACACACCACTCCGCCGCCACACACTACGCGGGAAACAGAATCGTTCGGCACGTTGACGCTGCACACCATGCGGCCACTGACCATCCCGCCGCACCAGGTCATTCAACAGATCGCCAAGGTGTTCGGACCACCGCTCGATGCCACAGCGACTCCACAGCTGCACGCCATCGGCTGCGACCTGATCGCCCGACTCGCTACGGCATTCGCGACTTTGAGCGGCACGACCCAGCATATCCAGTATCAGCTCCAAATCTATGACTCCGCGAAACTCAATGCGGGAGTCACGGTCGTGGAAGAACGGTACGGCAAGGAACGCGTCCACCTCATCAGCCTCACGACGGGACTATTCGCATGCCTCTTTGCTGACGTCCTGACAACGGACCCCGCATTGCCCGCCAACGTTGACGCCGCTGTAGCAGGCCTGGCCGGCGCGTTAGCCCACGAACTCGCTCACCCACTCGACGACTTGGACCAGTTGGGGCTGAGCAAACGATGGGGCGAGACGGTTTCTTACCAAGCCTGTGAAATGCGCGCTGACATCGAGGGGATCCAGCTCTGCCGCGCGGCCCATCTGTCACCGACCGGCCTCTATGAGGCGCTCCAGGCTATGGTCGCCGGGGAGCGGCGGGCCACGGGGATAGTCGCCAACACGACGGGCACGCATCCGGCCGAAGGGTTGCGCCAGTGCACGCTGCGCAATTACCTCACTCAATTACAATATGCCGAAGGCGATCCGGACATTGAACCGCTGCATATCGCGGACATCGCCGCGTTGCGCGCCGAATTGGCGCGGTTCGTGCCTCCACCCCGTAAATGGTTTCGACTGGTCACCCCGCCGACGATTGAGGCCGCAATTGAGGCGCTGCAAGCGTGTGGCAGGCGACGTTCCAACAAACGTGACTATTTTTTCTCCTCGCAACAACAACGCCGTTTTACCTTTCTGGTCACCTGTCTCGATCGCTTCGTCCTGGCTGCGGGCGATACCATCACGGCCGCCCAACGCCGCCACCTCTTCACGTTTTACCGCGACTGGACCAATCCGACACGCCACTATCCCCCACTGCAGCATCAATACGAGGACGAGCCGGCTGACCAACAGGCCGCGAAGTATGGGAGCGACCGACAACATTATGCCGCGATCAGCCAGGCCCCGTTTTATCGCTCTACCGCCTTCCGCCGCTGGCTGCGCCGAACGATCGCGCAGGGAATCGCCCAGGACATCCAACGGGTTCGCGCTGCCCAGCGTCACGATCACTTCCTGCGTATGCCCTCGCGGGAAGAGCTCTGCTATGGGGCAGCCCGCTGCTTCCGGCGCATCGCCCCGCCCGACATCTTGTTGGATATCGTCGGCCCCACAATCCTGCGCGATATGCGGCACTGGCCTCGGCAGACAAAGCACCATATGCATTTGTATCCGTACCAAACCAATTTCCTCAAAGGTTTGGACGACGAATTCGAGGCCGAGCTGGCCGCCCGATTTCATGCCCAGGTCTTCCCCACACTCAGTCAGCGCGAACGGCAGTGGTTCGCGAAAGGTCAGGATGGCGGTTCGCAATACTATCGTTTCTTATTCCCGCGCCTTGTCTGGTGGCCCACCGAGACGGAGTCCCGCCGCCGCCCATTTCCATGGACCCGTGTATTGGCACTATTCGATGCGCGGCGCTATCCCACACGCCGTGCCGGAATGACCCGGTGGGCACACCACGTGTGGCGCCATCGCGGCGAATATGCGGTGCAGGAGCTTGCCGCCGGCAGCGGATGGCCGTTCGATTGGGAACTCGTGTTTCATCTGTTGGCGATCGACCCGACCGTAGGATGGAACGCGCTAGAACCCGCCGTACGCCGCTTCACTCGCTCGCAGGGCTATGTCCGTTTTTTGGAAACGCTCCACCAAGGTCCCGCCGAGCGTCGACGGACCAGCATCGGCGGTCAACCGAGCCGCTGGGCGCGCAGCGATCTGACCGCCGCGCTGGCGGGCAACGACAATCCGCATCTCGCGCCCGATTCCCCGCTCCGGCCGTTGGCGCGACGGACTGTCGCCGGCACGTACTTGGCGGCCCATCCGGCATGGTTGGCCAAACACTATTGCGCCGCCTTGGCGCGACACGTGGCGGAATCCGGTTCGCCCCGCGATGCCGCGGGTTTTTTGGCCGTCCACAACCTCCTGCTGCAGCAAGCATTCCACGTCGATTCGTGGAGTGTCGGACATGGTCAACATCTCGCGCTGACTGACGCGATCGCGGAGGGCATTGCCGCGCTCCCACTGACCGCCGACCAACGACGCAAATTGCTCCGATCGATCTTCATTAGAGAGTTCGGCCGAATAGAAGACACGACGTTCGCACCACATTGGTTGCATGATCGACAGCCAGTCGCCACGACCGTATTGATCTATGACGCCCTCCTCGCAAGCGGGGCCATCAGCGGCCCAAGCGACTTACTCGCGCAACTGGTCCGTACCTACCAGTCCCCCACGCGGAATTCGAATGCCCGCACTTACCCCTTCTTCCTCGGTTGGGTGACGACCCTCAATGCTTACCTCCAGCAGGAATTGGACACACTCGCCGCCGAACCTGACAGAACAGCCCGCTGCGCACAGCTGTGCGCCTTTGCCCAGCACGTGCTCGCTCCACCCCAGATGCACTACCCACATGGCCATCCAGACGAAGGGCATCATCGTTTGAAGTCTCGCGTCGTCGAACTCGGCTTGACGGCTCAGTTCACGCCCGAAGAGGCCAGCACATTCTTTGATGCCATCAGTGCCACCGGCGCGACCAAAGACACCGATCGTTTCTTGACGACGGTCTTGCTCCCACAGTTGGCCGTGGAAACCGCCACGCAGCGCGCCACGATTGAACGCCTGCTGCGCGAGAAACGCGTGGCCGATCGGCGGCTCCAAGTCATACTCGCGCGCCGGGTGATGGAACCGGAGATTGCCGCGCTGGCCACCACTCCGTTGTGCGCGGAACCACTCAATGCCCTAATCCAACGGCTTGACACGCTCGTCGCGACGCATTCGATGGACCGTGACCAATATCTCGAAGACCTGGCGTGGCGACTCGCGTGCCCGCCAGAACTGATCAGCCGCATCGAAGCGGCCAAGCAGATCGATTGGCGAAAGCTCAATCCCCTGCTGGTCAATATGCTCTCCTTCATCAGCACCTACGTCCAACAATGGGCTCCGGACGTGCGGCGCGCGATGATCGCCTATCTGCAAGACCCCGACGGACGCGGACTTCCTCCACTGGTCGACGCCGCAGTCCGCCCCTCGGACGGGGCCATGTTCAAAAATGACCGCGAGACGGCGATCCATTTGTTCGTGACCCAAGTCCAACATCTCCGCGCCGAAGAGCGCGTCCCGCTCATCGACCTGCTGCTCCACGCCGGCCGCCCCTCGCTGCTGGACACACCGGAATTTCCCCGCACGATCACGCGCGAACTGCTCCACTACGCGCCAGACGGAGTCGAGGAGCAGGCGTTATGCGCCTTCTTGGAGATTATCCCACCGCATGAACGATCGGTGAGCCTGGCGTACCTGCTCAGCATCCAGAACGAGGGACGACGCGGGATCAAGGCGATCTTCGAAGTGTTCGCCGCACCAGGCCGAAAAACTGGGCAGCGCGCCGCGATGTTTTGGACTGCGGCCCCCGCTGCCACGCGGGCGGAACTGGCCGACCTCAAAGACCGCGCTCAACCGCTCACCCTGGCCGAAATTTATCGCCGCATGGCCGAGACTTTAACTCCAGAAGAACGCCGCCGCATCCGCCGTCCCGTGCGGATCTTGGGGAGCGCCAGTACCCGCACCGCCGTGCTGGTAGAGCTCCACGATGGTCGCCACGTTGTGATGCTCGCGCAGCCGGCGCACGCCCATATCCAAGTCGCCACGAATCTGCGCCGCGGCCGCGCATTCTTGCACGCCCTGGAACGGCGGGGCTTTGCCGATACCACGCGCTTCTTTGGCGGCTTGTTAGACGCTACAGAAATCCATTTACAACGAGAACTGGCGATGTCCACCGAGGCACACCATCTCCGCACGGCCGCGGCCCAATATGCCGCCATCAACGAACGCCTGCGCCCCCACCTCGCCGGCTGGCGTTTTGTCGTGCCACAACTGGTCCCAGGATTTGTCGTCCGCGATTCGCTGCTCTTTATCGAATACCTGCCGGGCGTCGCCTTTCATCGCCTCCCGGACTCGGCGGATCGCGATACAGCGGGTGAGGCCATCGGCCGAGCCCTCGTGCATGCGCTCTTTCATCAACGGTTGATCAACGTCGATCCCCATGCCGGCAACTATCTCATTGACTCCGTCCGACGCCAAGTCGGCGTCATCGACTGGGGAGAGGTCGAGGAACTCCAATCGCGTGCGAGTCCACTTGAGGCCGATGACCATTATCACTTGGCCCAGTGGCTCGTAGCCTGTGCCCGCCGTGATCCGCGCGCCCTCACCCGCGCGGCACTCCGTCTGAGCACTACGCCAACCGCTACGCCGGAACAGTATCCAGGACTCGTCCCTGCCATCACGACCGCGATGGCGCAGACCAGCACGGTCTTCGACACGATGGTCGCGATAGCCAATGCCGTCGAGACATCGGGACTCCGTCTGGAGCTCCGCTTCGGCGCCGGCGCATTGCTCGCCCTCTTGATCCTCGCAAGCGAACACTATGCCCCCGCAACCGGACCCGGCAGCCTCAAACGCCTTCTGACCGCCGAGATCGGCCGCACCCTCCTCGCCAAGGCCCCCCGCACCCTCGCAGACCTCGGGGCGCGACTCATTGACTCCGTCTGAGGGTCTGCAAGTTTCTACGGCGACGGGAGAGCAGATCTTACTCGTACCCCAGCGCTGCGAGCTGCTCTTCCGTGAGACCGAAATAGTGGCCAATTTCATGGAAGAGCGTGGTGCGGATTTCGGCACGCAAGTCCGCTACGCTGCTACACATGGCCTCCAAGTTGCGCCGAAACAGCGTGATCTTATCGGGCATGTCGGGAAGATCCGTTGATGTTCGCTCCGGTAACGGCGTCCCTTCATAGAGACCCAGCAAGTCGGCATCATCGCATGACCGATCCTCGATCACGATGGCGATATTCTGAAGCGCTGCGCGGATCGGCGGCGGAAGCTCGGCCACAGCGGCTGTGACTACGGCTTCAAATTCCGCAAGGGTCATGGGACTTACGCTACCGCGATTGCCGCCTGGCGACAAGAGCGAGCGCCAACAATTACTGCGCGACGGTCTGCGCAGGCGGTGCTGCGTTGGCGCCCGCGCTGGGCGATTGCAGAGGCAATCGCACCGTAAACCGCGCCCCGGTGCCCGGCCGATTTTCTGGGATGACCTCACCCCCATGAGCCTCGACGATGCATCGACAGACGGCAAGGCCCACGCCAAACCCCGGCGTATTAAAGAGATCAACCGGTCGTCCCCGTTGAAACATCTCGAAGAGGGTCGCGAATTCTTCGGACACGATTCCCGGCCCGTCATCGGTCACACTAAACTCCACGTGCTCCGCATGGCGCGCTAACGCAAGCTGCACCGTCCCCTGATCGCGGGCATATTTCATGGCATTCTCGACGAGATTGATCACGACTTGCTGCAGTCGCTCCGCATCACACTGGACGACCACCGGTTCCTCGGGGAGATAGAGTTGTAACGTCAAGCCACGCCGTTGCAGATAGGGTCGCAGAGTGTCATAAACACTGTGCAACATGGCGCCCAGATCGACCCGAGCCCGATGCAGTTGCAATTGTCCCGCCTCGAATGATGAAGAGTGGAGGATGTTCGAGATGAGCCGATCCAACCGCCCGATGTTATACAGCGCAACTGTCAGACACTCACGTTGGGCGACACTCAGCGGGCCGGTCGCGCCTTGTTGCAACAACTCCATATCACTTTTCAAAATGGCCAGCGGGGTGCGCAAGTCATGCGCCACCATGGTGGCGAATTGCGACTTGGCGCGACTCAGCCGTTCTAACTCCACATTTTTCTCTCGTAACACGCGCGCCATCTCGTGTTTATAGAGCGCCAACTCGATCGACACGTGGAGGCCTTTTTCTTGAAATGGTTTCAGTAAATAGCCGGGACATCGTAGACATCTCGCAAGACCTGTGCGGTCGTGATGCCATCGCCGCGGTCTCGCAACATAATATCCATCAACACGACGTCTGGCGATTGTACGGCCGCTTGTTCCATCGCCTCAGCCTGCGTGGCTGCAGTGCCGACAACCGTATACCCGGATCGCCGGAGTCGATTCTTGATATCGAGCGCTACCACCGCCTCGTCTTCGACCACTAATACCCGTGCGTGTTGAGTGTGCATGACACCTCCGTTGTGTTGTGGTGCTACGCGGCGGATTCCGTTGCGAATTCCGCCTCTCGTCGTCGCCCCGCTTGTTTGGGCACGGACACAAGGACCGTAGTCCCCTCGTAGCTCCGTCGTTCCACACGCCCGGCCAACTGCATGACCAGGGCTTCGACTAATTGCCAGCCGACCGATGTCGCGCTCCCATCCGCAACATGGTCGTTTCCCACGCCGTCGTCGCGGACGGTCAGGTGATAGTCATACGCATCGTCCTCCACTCGAACCTGGATCGTCCCCCAACGCCCCTCCGGAAAGGCATGCGTCAGGGCATTGGTAATCAATTCATTGAGAATAATACTCACCGACACCCCGGTATCCATATCGACATAGTGTTGCCCCGCACTGATTCGCAGCTCAATATGCCGTTCCGCCGCGCCATACGTATGCATCAAATGCGCACACAGTTTTTGCACATAGGCTCCCAAATTAATCACGCCCGCACTGGCGGCATTGATTAATTGTTCATGCACAAACGCAATCGATTGGATGCGATTTTGGCTCTCCATCAAGACCCGCGCCAATTTCGGATCGGCCGCATCCGCCGGAAGATTGAGCAGGCTGCTGATGATCTGCAGATTATTTTTCACCCGATGATGCACTTCGCGAAGCAAGAGTTCCTTTTCCTCCAACGCAGCGCGGAGCAACGCTCGATCGCGCGTCAGATCTTGTCGTAATCCGTGCTGCTCATTCATGATGGCCGACGCCACCAAAGGAGGCGTTGTGGTCACCGGCCTGAAACGACCCCAACTCAAGCGTTGCCGCATCGACTGCAAAAAGCATCACGGCGATCAACGCGAGGGTGGCGGCGCGGCGCCCGAAACGAAACAACGCCCAGAGAAAAATCGGCATGCAGAGATACGGTTGCAAATACGGTACATAGGGAGGGCGAATAATCCGCAGGCCAAACACATACGCACTGACGACAAAGAGGAGGAGAAACATGATCGCCCCCTCCAGCGAACTGGCACGACCCCAGCGGATGTCGGGCCGGCGCGCCCAATAAAGAATGAATGGCGCAACGATCAGCGCACCGGTCGCATCGCCCAACCACCACGTCATCCAAATGGGCCCCAAATCGGCCCACACCGCCACACCGCCGAGGATTAAGGACAACACGCCGCGCGTCGCACTGATCATGGTGCAGAGGAGCGCGGCGAACAGGAAAAAACGAACAGTCGAGGCCAAATGATCAAAGGCGTATTGCGCATGCGCGTAGCGACGGACCAGCCACGCGCCGATCAACGCCTCCAGCGTATTCCCGATTGCGATCCCGAGCGACGTCCAGAGCGTACCGGCCGTCGTCACATTGACACAAAGCGCTCCGATAAAAATGGCCGGCCACACCCGCGGTCCCTTCAACAGCACCGCCGCCAGTGCAATGCCGGTGGGCGGCCAGATCGCCGTGGCGCTGGGATGGATATGGGCAAAATACAGTCCGAGCTTTCCGGCGGCAAAATAGACCAGGCAAATGGCAAGCAACAACGCCAGATCTTTCATCCGCTGCCAAACCATACACGGAACCCCCGCCCAGACGACAGATCCAGACCACCCTGCTGGGTTTCGTTGCGCAGATTAAATTATCGGAGAATGGGTTCAGCATAGGACATGGCTCCACGTCTTGTCACGCGACTTTTCCTCCAAGCCGAACGCACCAAGAATTTCCGGGAGTTGTCGACACTTCACACAACCGACACCACCCAAAACGGTCATGAGTAGATCCCCGAAAACCAGACGGAGCAAACCTAATCCGACTTCAATTCAGGGACTTCCGATGCTCCGTGCCTGAAGAATGGGTTACTCCGTCTGCAGAATTGTCTGCGGAATTGACTCCGTCTGGCTGGGGGAAACTGGGGGATCTATGGATGAGTGACCAGCCGATAGGGACACTATACGACAACCGCTTGACAGAGCGGCACCGGATGATGGAGAGACGGCCCACTATCCACCCTGGGGGGCACGGAGGTTACGATGGGTCGCTATTCTCTCAACGTCGCAGTCCCGGGGAATCCACAGATTACGCTCCACAATCACATCGACGCCGACAACTCAGACTTTGCGCTGTGTCCCAGTGGACGTCCGGGCGATACGGACGATCTCGTGATTGTGCAAGCGGCGAACGGCAAGACCGAATATCTCTGTGCCGATCGGGCCCAAGCCTATCTCGAACCACTCGGGCTCTGGCCGCTCACCGGACCCTGGCACCAAGTCACCGCACAACTGAGCGCCATGAAGACAGAGCAGCGCATTGGGCGGCTGGAAGATCCGGACTGCCCGGCCTCCGTACGGATCGGCGTGTTGGAGGAATTGCGAGACACCTGGGATTCGCTGACACCGGCACTCCAACAGCACGCGCTGGATGCCGCGTTGCCGTATCTGTTGCACGAAAATCAATCTGTACGGCTGGCCGTAGCACAATGGGTGGCCCCCTACAGTGCCGATCCGGAGGTGATGAACCAACTGGGCCAGGCATTGCTGCTGACGGACTCCAATGACATACGACTGCAAGACATTTTCCTGGCGATCGAACAAACACCGCAGTGCTTAACTGAAGCGGCCGAAGGGGCTCTGCGCGCCTACTATGAACGGGTGTCCGGCCAAGATCCACAACGTCGGACGCTCTTGCGGCTCCTTCGTCAGAAAGGAACTGGGGCCACAGCAACGATCAGTCTCTTTGAACAAACGGCGCGCCAAGGGACCGATCCACTCGCGGAGGAGGCGCTCGCAGCATTGCAGCAAACGGCACCGGAGACCTGGAAGGCAGTCCTCGCGGCCCGCGCGGTCGATCCTCACCCGTACATTGCCGCTCGTGCCCTCGCGGAGCTCGCGCCGCTCGATCCGTCAAAGGCCCTCAGTCTGTTCATGACCCAAGGGATCACCCGCTACTCCACTCGGGCGAAGGGCCTGACCAATCAAATGGCTCCGCTCATGATAGCCATCGAGACCGTCGTGCAGCGCTGCCGCGATCCAGAATCCTGGACCGAAGCCACGCGCACCGCAGTAGCCAAGGAATTGGCGCACATCTTTGAGCTCGATTTTGCGTATGATCGTTCACTCACTAGTATCGCCATCAGCGCCCTTGACGTGATGTTCCGTTTAGACCCCGCCACGGCAGTACAGTACACAGCGCCTTTCCTCAACAGTGCAAACGTCGAGTCCAACGGGTATCGCGACTATGCGCTGATGAAGGGCTATACGATCGGGTTTCGTCGACTGGCGCGAATCGACCGGGACCACTGGTCCACAACACGCATACAGATTGGACAAGCACTCGCCATGATGATCGTTCAAAAGCGAGGTGACAGCTACTATCGCGCCACCGTGGCCCGCGCGCTGTGTCTCTCTCCTCACGAGAGCTTCCGCGATCTCATCGAACAGGCGATCGGCGACCGGACCGATTGGTTCGGCCGGAGCAACTCGGACCTGGTCGACGATCTGCGCGGTGCGATTGCCAAACTCGATGGGAAGAACGCGAGATGTGCAACCAACGAGCTCTTCGAACCATTGCCGACTGGTGAGTAGGAGCCGTGAGGAAAAATTCCCGAGCGTGGTCACACGAAATGGCCAGGCAGGTATTCAATGACTGCATCCGCAGGATGCAGCGGACGATCGCAGTGCCAGGGATGGGCCGGGGTCATCTGATGGAGCGAGCCGATCGGGACATCGGCGCGGAGCCATTGCAGAGTGATTGGGAATTGCATCCCGCGCATCCAGAGCGGCCAACGCCACGCGAAGGGAAAAATAAACAACATGCCATCGATGTTTGACCATGTCGCCAA is from Deltaproteobacteria bacterium and encodes:
- a CDS encoding metallopeptidase family protein, whose amino-acid sequence is MTLAEFEAVVTAAVAELPPPIRAALQNIAIVIEDRSCDDADLLGLYEGTPLPERTSTDLPDMPDKITLFRRNLEAMCSSVADLRAEIRTTLFHEIGHYFGLTEEQLAALGYE
- a CDS encoding ATP-binding protein, giving the protein MLHSVYDTLRPYLQRRGLTLQLYLPEEPVVVQCDAERLQQVVINLVENAMKYARDQGTVQLALARHAEHVEFSVTDDGPGIVSEEFATLFEMFQRGRPVDLFNTPGFGVGLAVCRCIVEAHGGEVIPENRPGTGARFTVRLPLQSPSAGANAAPPAQTVAQ
- a CDS encoding sensor histidine kinase; the protein is MNEQHGLRQDLTRDRALLRAALEEKELLLREVHHRVKNNLQIISSLLNLPADAADPKLARVLMESQNRIQSIAFVHEQLINAASAGVINLGAYVQKLCAHLMHTYGAAERHIELRISAGQHYVDMDTGVSVSIILNELITNALTHAFPEGRWGTIQVRVEDDAYDYHLTVRDDGVGNDHVADGSATSVGWQLVEALVMQLAGRVERRSYEGTTVLVSVPKQAGRRREAEFATESAA
- a CDS encoding MASE1 domain-containing protein; translated protein: MVWQRMKDLALLLAICLVYFAAGKLGLYFAHIHPSATAIWPPTGIALAAVLLKGPRVWPAIFIGALCVNVTTAGTLWTSLGIAIGNTLEALIGAWLVRRYAHAQYAFDHLASTVRFFLFAALLCTMISATRGVLSLILGGVAVWADLGPIWMTWWLGDATGALIVAPFILYWARRPDIRWGRASSLEGAIMFLLLFVVSAYVFGLRIIRPPYVPYLQPYLCMPIFLWALFRFGRRAATLALIAVMLFAVDAATLELGSFQAGDHNASFGGVGHHE
- a CDS encoding DUF192 domain-containing protein, which gives rise to MAADTITVRGLQYRVVVRCVGGVGYRLAVAHSWRQRMRGLAGTSLATWSNIDGMLFIFPFAWRWPLWMRGMQFPITLQWLRADVPIGSLHQMTPAHPWHCDRPLHPADAVIEYLPGHFV